The nucleotide window ACATCGAGCTAAATTTTGATATGGTTGAGTTAGACCCACGGtctaattttttatatgatatcAGACAGGTAAACTTATCCCTAATTCTTGGTTTAGTCAATGTTGAGCCATCATCTAATCAAATCTGGCAGGGAGGGAGGGAGGGGGAAAGGGTGTTTGGGTCAACTATTGAGATTAAATTAGACCCAATCTATTTCCTTTAACATGCTAGGGGCGGTGGGCAATTGCTAGTATAAGTATCAACAGCATATCGTTTTACTCACACCAGAAAGATGGAAAAGGTCTCAATTAGAAAAACAGTATTGTTCGCCCAGATTTGTATCATGCTAAATGTTTCTCCCAGCATTGCTTGGTGTCGATTCCCTGCATTTAGCAAGCTCCAACTTCCATTACAAATAATAGGTCCCGAAGCTTCTGCTTTTGATAGAAAAGGTGGTGGACCTTACACAGGTATTGCAGATGGCAGAATAGTCAAATATCAAGGTCCAAAAGTTGGCTTCACTGATTTTGCTGTTACATCACCAAATAGGTAAAATTTTCACATTAAAAAAGAGTTAACTCACCCTTCGTCTACTTCCATACTCAAAGTTCGATATTCTTTTGTTTTCCCTATACTGTTCCTTTTCAGGACCAAGGCAAAATGTGATGGAAAAAATGGCCCAGAATTACAACAAATATGTGGAAGACCATTTGGCCTTGGATTTTACTACAAAACTGGTGATCTCTACATAACTGATGCATTTTATGGACTCGTGGTGATTGGACCAAGCGGAGGGCTTGTTACACGTGTTCCTAGCTTTCAGGGCAGGAATTTTGCTTTTCTCGATGCACTAGATATCGACCAAAGTAAAGGAGTAGTTTATTTTGTAGATTCAGGAGCTATATTCCTGACTGGGTTAGTTGCTCAAAAACTTATATTATGTccaatttaatttttctaatattaCATTGAATATTCTTAAGAAAGAGGGGTAACTAACTCAAGCAAAATAACTTGAACACTTTTGGCAGCAACAGGACTAGAATAGTTGAAAGCGAAGATACATCAGGGAGATTGTTCGAGTATGATATAGGAACAAAACAGGTCACATTATTGCTAAGTGGACTGTCAGGGCCAATTGGGGTGGCACTCAGCAAAGATAATTCATATGTCTTGATCACAGAATATATTACTCAAAGAATTCAGAGGTTTTGGCTCAAAGGCACAAAAGCAAATTCATCAGATGTTTTCGCAAATGTTGATGGAATTCCAGATAACATTAAGAGGACTGTGTTGGGGGACTTTTGGGTGGCTATTTCCAACACAAAACAACCTACTACATTTTCACTAGGACAAAGGATCAATCAATTCGGAAGGGTCGTGGAAACATGTAATTTCACAGATCAATATAAGAGTCCTAATGGGATAACTGAAGTTCAAGAATATAAAGGAAAGCTTTATGTTGGGTCTTTAGACCAGAACTTCGTTGGTGTTTCTAGAGTTTGATGTCTTCTATCTTTCAAGAATAAGCTTTATGATATAAAGCATTTACTATCTACACTAAAAAAAAGGCTGTAGACCTTACTTACAGCATAACAATTGTATTACCTGGACACTAATCTTGAACTTACAAATGTGGACTATTCAAACTAAGCATTTTCATGTAATGTCAATTCCCAGTTAGTTGATTTACAcagaattttaatttatcaattaccCAAAGCACTTTGGATATTTTTAGCCGCCTATTGGGATAAGAACCATACTTGGTAGCAGGTCTAGTTTCAATCATCCACAGGGATCTGTGACTTGTTTTACCATTACAATTAGACTACTGATCATCCAGAGTTGTTTTGGATGGCAAGTGGTTTTTGAAGTAACATCTTTGCTTGTACTATTATTTTACCTAACTCTGCAAATTTCCACCATCTCTAGAACCTATGAACTTAGCTTTCCCTACCCTCACTCCCTCTTTTTAATAGagcaaagaaaaggaaaaagaacagGTGGAAGCTTGATATGGTTTATAGTCAAACAGGTCCTTCCGAATAATAGTTATTCCTCCCTTTGTTCTAATTGCACTTTCTAaggtttattttcatttattttccttctttttgaaCCGTTACTCTTTACATGAAATATCATATGCTTCCtctttaagaaagaaaaatgcaaCGGCAATAATGGCCTTAATACACAAACCAATGTGTGGAGGACCCTGATCCTTCAGTTTCACTACCTAATTAGTGACCTATACCTGGATGATATCAGTCATGGCCTCAAGGTTGTTCTTGACAGATGAACTACCCGATGATAGGCAGTGCCTTTTGCCTATTGTGGCTTACTAGACTTCAATAACGATGCCAGCATTATTTACTTAATAATTTCAGGAGCCATTACACTCCAGGTTCGACAATCTCATATTCCATCTTCATCTTTCTAATGATTATAAAAGTAAAGGGATTAACTTAATATGCTTAGCAGTAGAATAACTGTGCAACAGAAAACTGCTTGCTGAAATAGGGCCTGAATCATTTTACAGGCAGCTCAGAAATACAGGCAAAGGCACAGGGAGCAATTGATACTGCAGAAGATCAAATGCGCATGAACAAGCAATGTTGGCTACATCACTGTAGCTGTTTATATGATCTTGGTGGTTAATAATCAATGAAAACATATGGAATATTAGCATCTGTTCAGACACTCATAAAATTAAGAGGttttaactatttatttttcCACACTAATCATTAATCATGTCCTAGTAAACTGCTTACTGTTATCTCTCACATTTTAGGCATTTCAAAACGAAGAAATATATCACATCAAAAACTTCTTACATGACTAGGAATCTACAGGAGCACTTCTTTACAGCACTAGAGAATTAAGCCACCGATTAGTCGCGAAGAGTCTTTATATCATCCACAAGTTCTTGAAGTTCCTCCATTGTCACACTCAGGAGGCCTACAAGATGAAATGCAAGATTTAGCATGCAAATATATCAAGTGCATTGTCAGACAATTAAATTGAGTTTGCCAGAATGCTGACCTTTATCGTTATTCATTCTATACAGTTCACCATTTGAAATGCGACTTTTCTTTGCTCTTGGGTGCTCAGTATTATCCATCATTTTGGTTGTCAGTGTCTCCAATTTGGTATGAAAATCTGATGCAGTCCGTACTAATTCTGGAAGAAACAGCCAATTAAGGGCACCATATTCAATAACTTTTCAATGAATGTACTGGAATTATATCATTAAGCACAAAACCTTGCAAAAGGAAAGTTTCAAAGAGATCTTCCCTATTAAGGATTTCTCAATATGGAATGTAATCACCAGTTCAAATCCATAAAGGAGTTACACAATGAGCTGAAGTAGGAAAAGTTTAGAAGCAGAGGCTAGATTAAGTCGATTCTACTCTCAAATTTAAGAGATGTTAGATGATCAGCACATTATTCATTAACACACAGAGAATTCCCACACCTATTTTTCTCACAAGCTACAACCACACCATACACAAAGGCAATCTTCTATGTAGTCTAAGATGACATGTCTAATTTCTGCtctttttctatcttctttccttcttttctGTTTTTCTGTTGCCAAGTTATAGAAGCTAAGTCAAGGTGCAGAACCACAAAAATCGATCACACACATGACTCAGTGCAGAAACTGAATTTACCATACTTGGTTGGACCTCCTTAGGAAGAGCAAGGAAGCGATTAATAACAAGGTGTCAAAATACCAAGTCATTCAAGGTCTTGACAAAGGAAGAACAGTAACCTATATTAATTagtgaagagaaaaaaaaaatgcatagaTTATAGTCAATATCAAAGGAAGGTATAGTTCATATAAAAATCCGGATCATTTGCAGTAACATGTATCTGTTGTTCGCCCAGCTGCTGAAGGTTATGACCCAAAATATGAAAGAGGGAATATCTAGTCATAAAATACCACATAAATGTCGTTTTCACTTTTTAGTAATAAAGACTTGTATCTAAGGAAAGGTAACCAGACTGTGCTTCTCTGTTTCCCAAAACGATGTTTCATGATTCTCAAGTCAAGAAGCATTTCCAGAGTTGAGCGAATGATTTACCTTCAAACTTCTCATTCACTGACTGTTGCTGATACAACTCTAATGCTTCAGTAAGAGAGGTAGCAGAGCGACCACTTAACATGGACTGCCTTTCCAGTGCTTGTAGTTCTCTGTTAAGCTCAGCAGACTCTTTCCCCACCTGCATAGATCATAAATTGCAAAGgaataaaattatcaatttataTAGAAATGAGGCATCTACTAATTTTCTGAGGACTGCCTACCTGAGAAAGTTTGTTCCTTAAGAAATCCAACTTTGAGTCTATTTCCGGATTCTCAATACCATTAGTATCAAGTGAAGAGTCGCTGGATGGTCCGTCCTAGATAAACATCCCAAAAGTAATATTAAATCATAGAGATGAGTAATTACTGTCTACTAACAATGAGCAAATAACGAATCAGCTTTTACCAAATAacaattaaagaataaaatgcaTGAAGCATGGTCACCAAGATTGAGATTTCATTCCATTCAGGCATTCTTCTCATCTAAAGAGCTCCATTTAGTCCCAATCAGACGAATTACCAATAGTAATTGATACTTATATTCCTTCCACTTTCCAATAATTGTATATGGATTCAACTGCAGGTTGCAATAGATGATAGTTGCCTTTCCAATTGTGCACCTTCAGTATAATGTGCACTGGGAAGTGGGAAGCACATTCTTCAACCCACGTCCTATGAACAACTTGCATGAATCTTCTCCGCTCCTActttttatccttttactaTTTTCTACTTATAAATTTGGCTACAAAATTGAACCAAGctaaatgtaatgaccctcctggtcATTTCTGTGGTTTGCCTtttgtgtgtcgtttagagcgttcatGTAgcaaccccaagtcatttatgacttgctgggactgacagttcggtcacctggtcatTCGTTTGGTTATTGTGcaagtttttgtgtttttggagcttatgaacattgaacgatcattttcgatcaaaagttcaagaagatgacatctgAATCCAATTTtaacgattccatcagctccgaaagggtcatttctaggctagtagcatggtcggcatggctcccgaggttttcagtgtgagtcggtgcgattaggcgttttaactttaagtttaagcctaagtttgactttagtcaacattctaAGTAAACGCGCTCAGATGAGAATTCCATTAGTGCGGTTAactccggaatgtcgagtttggtctagattgacccttcgtTCACGTCCCGAGGTTTCCGATATTTTTCGAGCCCTTTTGTGATTTCCGACTTAAAATGGCggttgggtgtgggacccactttttgtcaagatgaACTCGTATGGAAATTTCGATTGtgtcattgagtccgaaatatcaaatttggtatggttgcatatctcgctACGTGCATGGGGTTCGAGCACCCCGTCAgagtttttaagttttcaaaaaataggCTGAAATCTGGTGTATTTAGTGCAGAAAATCAGCACCCTTTTCCAAACTTAAAAATCTCATATCTCCCTCATCAGTCATCTCTCAACCGAATTAGGCGATTCGAAGTGCGGGAGCTTCATATTTTTGGTGGCTTCGCTGTAGAGTGTTCGGAAGTTGTCGGGTGCGCGTCGTTCGAGGTAAATTTGGTTATAAACCTGACTGTTAGGCCCTTTTTCGAGTTTTTGTTTTTGACCTccttgttttggtcatatctcactcattttagctcggttttgggtgattcaatGTCCCACGTGTTGGAAATTATCGTGGCTACGTCGTGGAGTGTTCAAGGAGTGTTGGGCACCATTCGATTCTTGTAAATTCCGAGTTTAGACTGCTGcatgttttcttttaagttgattAAAGTGTGATTTTCTTGCATGTTGGGTTTTGCGGCGTTTTGAGCctcgaattgtgttccattttggaacacaagttcggGGTACTGTTTTGAGTCTCTTGACGGAGTCAAATACAGACAGTTCGGTGcggtcccacgattcccgttttgactccaaaattgacttgtctccgtttgttgtgattttggtgtctaaacgaccatACTAACGTTGTGATCATATATTTGATAGAGTGACCGCATTCAAAGGTCGTTCGGGAAGGAAAAGCTCTGGCAAAGTGATTTGGAGCGCGCGCGATCagccttaaggtaggctacggcTTCCTTTCTattagattgagcttaattgtgtaaaatcATGTCGATTagagtgaattgggggtgggtaccAGTTTCCTACgttactttgattagataccttatGTTAGGATCGATTGGCCATATTTCGGATGTAGTACCATGTTAACCGGTTTAGTAGAGTTCCATGCTTATGTGCTAAATGTTATTGTATGTTTGTATGCTATGTGTTGTATGCTTTGTTCATCCTTAACcgtaagcatgatgtccttagtctaggttaggctagcattgccttagacttatgacccgtgtgggatggatagccttgactttctgccgacgtcgttcggatgacttagctccttaTAGACTGGAGTAGCAGACTTAAGTCTAatagtttgagccttagattaggcgttatcgCTGCTTGCTGCACTTCTGTATCTTCTCCCTCTAATTCTGCAGTTCCAACATGTTCTCGAAGGTTCAGTGCATCACTAAAGGAgtgggattgagatagtataggcttggaTTTTTTTCTGTGATTTCTTAGAGTGGACGATGTTCCACGATGGTTGTTGTTGGATTGGATCCTATTGGAGATATCATCACCCCGAGgtcgttctttctagctgggctgggagcgtATCACTGCCTGGGTATACTCGGTGATTTTGGCGATCGCCCCCGGGCCTCTTtctctagctgggctgggattGTGCTGCTGGTTGGGTGTCCCTGGGTCGCTCTTTCTAACTGGGCTGGGAGTTGACTGCATGGTAGGACGACTCGCGCTATCTACCTCACCCACGGgtccctctttctagctgggctaggagtggactgtttggttgggtgcccACTAGGgtactctttctagctgggctgggagtgcactGCTGGCTGGGTGGAGTTTGATGGATTATCTTGGTTACTTTAGACTGGGTgcccgattttcttctttctcaatagacttagctattttgtgtacctatcgggcttatgggggttcgttcaagttttatttaaatttgcgcacgagtgtaccttctgggcttatgggggtctaGTTAGATTTAGTTGAGTTGTACTTAGTTTATTTCTGGTATGCTTGTGTGCTTCATATCCGCTTTGACCtctctgtgtctagattctatactttcttattgtttttaccccttttgctcagtcggccttTGATGCCTACTAAGTACCttttgttttggtactcatactacgctttgcatctatttcgtgatgcaggttcCAGTACAAGTTACCAGCGGTGATTAGCTTCAGCCTTCTTTTGCAGTTGTGATTAGGAGACGAGGGTGAGCACTTGGCATTTTGGGTTTGTCTtgtctccttcttttgttttagctaaTCTTGTTGCCTTTGAGACATGCTTTGTTGTGGttcacttttgggacttgtactctttattagataactctgtactagtgacttccaggttctggaggaatttctgtatatatttattttgagttgCTTCCGCCTTGTTgtccttgtttagattattgttttcgcTAGTTTCTACCCTTACACTCATTACttgatgttctgggttacgggttggcttacctactggtagggtatagtaggtgccatcatgactcgagaaatcgggtcgtgacactgaGTCACAGTGTTCCCTACCTGTTTGGCNACCCCattttgctcagtcggcctttgatgcctactgagtaccttttgttttggtactcatgctacgctttgcatctatttcgtgatgcaggtcccagtACAAGTTACCAACGGTGATTAGTTTCAGCCTTCTTTCGCAGCTGTGATTAGGAGACGAGGGTgagcacttggcgttttggGTTTGTCTtgtctccttcttttgttttagctagtcttgttgccttTGAGACATGGtttgttgtggtccacttttgggaattgtactctttattagatagctctgtactagtgacttccaggttctaggaggaatttctgtatatatttattttgagttgCTTCCGCCTTGTTgtccttgtttagattattgttttcgcTAGTTTCTACCCTTACACTCATTACttgatgttctgggttacgggttggcttacctactggtagggtatagtaggtgccatcatgactcgagaaatcgggtcgtgacactgaGTCACAGTGTTCCCTACCTGTTTGGCATCACGGAAAGACTCTAACCATCTGGGTTACCAGGTTCTCCTATTTCCCAGGGAGTGGAAACGGTCAAAGAGCCAATGGTCAATCATCTCATAGAAACAGTTTTCTTTTGTTCTCAGACTCCATATCTGAACTTGAGATGTGCTATTGAAACAAAATTTGGCAGAATAATTAAACAAATCACCTCCAAAATTTACTTGATCTCCTTGTAGGAAAACAGTAATTATGAAAGTCTGGTTTCTTGTATATTGagttatgaaaaaagaaaaagttaccATTGCAATCAGATCTACAGCATGACAATTGATGCATATATTAAAGATCTAATGGTAAATTGTTTTGATGCTTCAAATAGCTTGTTTTAGATGTAAAATCTATGTAGACTATAAATATGTCTTAAACCAaaggatgacatataaataaaGGACATTATAAAATTTACTATGTGACAGATTGGATTTCCAATATGCAGAAAATGAAACTATACATTTCAATATGAGACAAATGACAACCGaggtaaagaaaaaaagacagGATATCCATAATAGAGAACGTACAGCTTTGGGCAAAGAGAACCCTTGTGGAACCGTAAAACAATGGTGCAAAGAGTACTTCTCCCACATGCTCAACCGCTTATCCAGAGCCAACTGGATTATGTTCTTAATGTTAGTCACACCCTACAAATGAACTTTTTGCCTGTCAGTGGCCTGAGCTGCTTAaacttaacaaaataataatctcagtctcaatttatgtgcacaattgaaattttgatattcaaacTTCTAAACTTAAAAACTacctaaaaatattataaatcacaataattaactttaaaatCTAAAGAAATTCCGGTCAGAAGAAAAACTTGCATGACTTTCAAATTACAACTATGCCATAAATTGGGAGTGAGGGAGTAAGGCACTAAGGACGCACTTGCGTAAAAAAGTATGAACACCAACCTTCTTCAGATCTTCGGATCGATCTGTGCCCTCGGTCTTCAGAAGCTTTACTGCCTCTCTACAACAGAGCACCATAAGGTAAAATAAACGGCACAAGAGTTGAAACAAATAAGGAATTCGACCGAAGATTACTTGAAAATGAAGACTGGAGAAGGAACTACTTACTGGTGGAAGAAATCGAAAGCATCGTCGACTAAATCGTCGACACAATTGAGTGCCTCGTTGATGAAGAGTTGGGGATTTAGGTTCAATGAATCGAACACCTTCTCGCTCTCGCTGCCTTCCATTTCCAAGCTTCCCAAATTCAATTTCCTCAAGGGTTTGGTGCTTCTGCAATTTCAAATTTCTGATTCCAAAGCctttttgttcttttgcaaTGCCCCTCTTCAGTTTCCCGCCAGGTGAGATTGGGCATTTTCTTTTCTCCATTTAATAATAATCCCAAATAGGCAGTAAAACTTTATTGGCATGCTATTTAAGctttattttggttttaaaaatatttcaacttaaTATAGTTTACTAattgtattgttttaatttaGTTTTCTAATTGTGTTATATTGTTATTGTCTTTTTGGAATTACATTTCATGTGAAGTCCGTCGTGGAAAGTGgagacaacatatatatatatattatttcattttcagcGCACAAGTATCCGCATTAAAATTCGATTAATATAAATTCACGTCATGTTATCGAAAATATGTTTTCTACTAAAAAAAATCCATATCGAGGACATACATATTTGCTCCACTTGGTTAACGGTATCTCATTGTTTGtaataaaaaacaaagaaacaacataatttttctccatttttaataattcaaaagtaTATTAATTCCCCttgattaattatttagaaaaattgtgccaaaagaataaataattattctattttcaaAAGTTCAGCAATATTTTATACCCTTTCCCctaacaacaaaaatacaaatgtTTGGTATCCTCGTGTACTTTTTTTCgtcatttttaacatttattattGAACTAAACTATATAACACATCAAACGAGACactattactttttttttttttttNAATTTAGTTTTCTAATTGTGTTATATTGTTATTGTCTTTTTGGAATTACATTTCATGTGAA belongs to Solanum stenotomum isolate F172 chromosome 1, ASM1918654v1, whole genome shotgun sequence and includes:
- the LOC125844228 gene encoding protein STRICTOSIDINE SYNTHASE-LIKE 11-like, which gives rise to MEKVSIRKTVLFAQICIMLNVSPSIAWCRFPAFSKLQLPLQIIGPEASAFDRKGGGPYTGIADGRIVKYQGPKVGFTDFAVTSPNRTKAKCDGKNGPELQQICGRPFGLGFYYKTGDLYITDAFYGLVVIGPSGGLVTRVPSFQGRNFAFLDALDIDQSKGVVYFVDSGAIFLTGNRTRIVESEDTSGRLFEYDIGTKQVTLLLSGLSGPIGVALSKDNSYVLITEYITQRIQRFWLKGTKANSSDVFANVDGIPDNIKRTVLGDFWVAISNTKQPTTFSLGQRINQFGRVVETCNFTDQYKSPNGITEVQEYKGKLYVGSLDQNFVGVSRV
- the LOC125844248 gene encoding protein MIS12 homolog, with translation MEGSESEKVFDSLNLNPQLFINEALNCVDDLVDDAFDFFHQEAVKLLKTEGTDRSEDLKKGVTNIKNIIQLALDKRLSMWEKYSLHHCFTVPQGFSLPKADGPSSDSSLDTNGIENPEIDSKLDFLRNKLSQVGKESAELNRELQALERQSMLSGRSATSLTEALELYQQQSVNEKFEELVRTASDFHTKLETLTTKMMDNTEHPRAKKSRISNGELYRMNNDKGLLSVTMEELQELVDDIKTLRD